From Thalassospiraceae bacterium LMO-JJ14:
TCGAAGTGGCCGTTGATGAACATCCTGTATTCAAATGCAAGGGTCGTGATATTTATACCGATGCCCCGGTGAACCTGGATACTGCCGTTCTTGGCGGCAAAATACAGGTCGAGACTATCGACGGCATGGTCAATGTCAGAGTGCCGGCCAATTCAAACACCGGCACAAGGCTTCGTCTGAAGGGGCGAGGTCTTGCTGATGGCGGACGGAAAAGCGGCGAACGCGGCGATCATTTCGTCACGCTGGTGCTGACCTTGCCGAAAAAAGCCGATCCGGATCTTACCGAATTTATCCGCAAACGCGCTGATAATCTGGAATAGGCTCAGCGTTCGCTGCCGACCTCCCGTACGACCGCGGTAGCACCTTCATCTTCAAGGATATCCCGCAATGAAATGCCCAGCACGCTTCTGTTGGAATTTCTGAGTTCGTTGACGCGTTCCTGCAGTCGCTGACGCCAGGGCTCGCCGCCTTCGATGATGGCATTTTCCGCAAAACCCAGTCCCAGAGCGTGATAAAGGTCGAAAAGAGTCACGGTCTCGGGATCACGGGCGAGAATCCATCGGTTTGCGGCAGTCCGTTCAACATAGTGACCGGCGCGGAGCTGATTGAGGATGCGATCTATGGCTTCGCCGCCGCCGCCGATTGTTCTAAGGATGTGACTGCGGTGAACGGCCCCGCCACCATCCCTGCTGGAGTCGAACAGGACAGCGAGGATCTGCACGGCAATGACAAAGCGCATGCTGGAGCCGACAGCCGACGTCAGCGGTTTTCCCCCGGCAGACTGCCATTCGCTGACACTCGCCGTCAGTACGGCGCCCATCAGGACCAAAAGCCAGGATAGATACATCCAGACCAGGAAAATCGGCACTACGGACATGGCCCCGTAGATATTCTGGTATGTCGGAAACGTGATGATGTACCAGCCGAACAACTTGCGGAGCACCGTGAACCCGATACCGGCGACGATGCCGCCGACGAATCCTGCCGTCATGCCGACCGGTCTGTTCGGGATGATGATGTAAAAAACCGACAGCAAAAGAATCATCATGATGGTCGGGAGGAATGTCCCGAAAAAGGCTGCGGATTCCCCGCCTGTATCGATGCCGATCCATTGAGTTGCCGCAAAGAAATAGGTGGAGAGAGAGAAACTGGCCCCTAAAAGCATAGGCCCAAGCGTCAGTAACGCCCAGAACACCAGAAGTCGGGGCACAAACGCACGGGTTCGGACGACGCGAAAGATTGCGTTCATGTCCGCTTCGATGGTGCCGAGTAGCAGAACCGCCGTCGCCGCGAGAGCGACGATCCCGACGGCGCTCAGGGTTGTCGTGTTTTGCACGAAGCGGTTGAAATAATGCTGCGTGGCATCGGCTGTTTGCGGCAGGAGATTGGCGAAAAGGGCTTCCTGCAGGGCTTCGCGCACGCCGGAAAAGACGGGGAAAGCGGCCAGCATCGAAAATGCAATCGCCGTCAGCGGAACGACGGCCAGGAGCGATGTGTAGCTCAGGCCGGCGGCCATGCGCAGACAGCGGTCTTCGGCGAAGCGATTGCCGACGAATCTCGAAAATGCCCCGACTTCGTTCAGGACGACCTCTATACCGGCGACATTTTCCTTCTCCGCTTCGTCCGGAAGGATATTCACTGAATCGTCCGGATATCCGCCGTTATGCTCATCTTCGGTTGAGTTTTCCCGCATTCGGCGCTCCATCCGATTGACGCATTGTTCGCCTTATTATATGGCAAAGCCCCTGCCGCGAAACATATTGTGCGATGACATGGTTTGATCGGAATTTTGCGTGTAGCATGTCTCCGAGGGCAGATTCCCGATGCGGGAATATGGTGAGTAAAAGACGAGGATAAAAAAATGGGTCAACCTGCACCTTTGATGCAAGGTAAACGCGGCTTGGTTATGGGTGTTGCGAATGATCGCTCTATCGCATGGGGGATCGCCAAGGCGGCACACGAACAGGGAGCGGAGCTGGCATTCACTTTCCAGGGCGAAGCCTTGCAAAAGCGGGTGGTGCCGCTTGCGCAATCCGTTGGTTCGGATCTGGTTTTACCCTGTGACGTCACGGATGCCGCCAGCATTGATGCCGTTTTCGATACCTTGAAAGAAAAATGGGGCGGGATCGATTTTCTGGTCCATGCGGTGGCCTATTCCAACAAGGAAGAGCTCAAGGGCGCGTATATCGATACCACGCCAGAGAATTTCGAACTGACCATGAACGTCAGCTGTTATTCGTTCACGGCGGTCTGCCAGCGTGCACGTCCGTTGCTCAACGAAGGCGCAAGCCTGCTGACGCTTACGTATTACGGGGCCGAGCGGGTGATGCCGCACTACAATGTCATGGGGGTCGCCAAGGCGGCGCTTGAGGCCAGCGTGCGCTACCTTGCCGAAGATCTCGGCAAGGACGGGATTCGCGTCAATTCACTGTCTGCCGGGCCAATGAAAACGCTGGCTGCCAGCGGGATCGGGGATTTCCGTTATATCCTGAAGTGGAACGAGTACAATTCGCCGCTGCGCCGCAACGTCAACATGGACGACATCGGCGGTGCCGGAGTTTACCTGCTGTCATCGCTGTCGAGCGGCGTGACCGGCGAAACGCACCATGTCGATTGCGGCTATAATATCGTCGGCATGAAAGCCGTCGATGCGCCCGATATCTCTGTCGTCTGACTTGAGCTGAGCCATGTCGCACAACACTTTCGGCCATCTTTTCCGGGTGACGACCTTCGGCGAAAGCCACGGCCCTGCGCTGGGCTGTGTCGTTGACGGCTGTCCGCCTGGGCTTGAGCTGAGCGAAAGCGACATCCAACCGTATCTGGACAAGCGTCGTCCCGGCCAGTCGAAATACACGACGCAGCGCCAGGAAGCCGATCAGGTCAAAATCCTGTCCGGTACGTTCGAGGGCAGGACGACCGGCACACCGATCGGTCTGCTGATCGAAAATACCGATCAGCGGTCCAAGGATTACGGCGACATCAAGGACAAGTATCGTCCCGGCCATGCCGATTATACCTATGATGCCAAATACGGCTTTCGCGATTATCGGGGCGGCGGACGCTCGTCGGCGCGCGAAACCGCGATGCGGGTCGCAGCCGGGGCCGTGGCGCGGAAGATTCTCGGCGACGGGATCGTTATACGCGGCGGACTGATCCGTATGGGCGACAAGGCCGTGCCGGACGGCGTGCGCGACTGGGATGCGGTCGACGACAATCCATTTTTCGCCCCCGACGCTGCGAGTGCCGGGGTATTTGCCGATTATCTTGATGGCATCCGCAAGCAGGGATCGTCCGTCGGCGCGGTTATCGAGGTTATAGCTTCTGGTGTGCCGGCAGGCTGGGGGGCGCCGGTTTATGCCAAGCTGGATTCCGAACTGGCGTCTGCGATGATGAGCATTAACGCGGTCAAAGGCGTCGAGATCGGCGCCGGCATGGATGCGGCCCGGCTGACGGGCGAGGAAAATGCCGACGAAATGCGGTTCGTGGACGGCAAGCCGGTGTTCACGTCAAACAATAACGGCGGCGTTCTGGGCGGTATTTCAACCGGTCAGAATGTGGTTGTCCGATTTTCCGTCAAACCGACGAGTTCGATCCTGTCGCCGCGCGCGACCATCGACAGAAGCGGCAATGAAACCGACATCGTCACCAAGGGTCGCCACGACCCTTGTGTCGGCATCCGCGCCGTACCGATTGGCGAGGCGATGATGGCCTGTGTGCTGGCCGATCAGTTCCTGCGCCATCGTGGCCAGTGCGGTTAGACGTCGGTTAACCGAACAAATCCGCCTGCGCCGGGGGCGGCGGCTTCTCTTCTTCGAACAGAAGATTTCCTTCATAAGGCACAAGAATGCCGGAAACCTCAGCGAAAGGCTGTGCACCCAGCCATACATCGATCGTGGGCGGGTCGAGAATTACCGGCATGCGATTGTGGATGTGCGCAATCTTCGGCGTCGGCGTGCAGGTGATGATCGTGAAACGTTCACCATCCGTCAGCCCGGCCATGCCGAAGACGGGTTCCCCCAAAACCGAAATCCGGTTCTTGAGCTTTTTGCCGCTGTCCGTCTTGCGCCATTCGAAATAGGCACTGGCGGGAACGATACAGCGTTTATCCAGCAGTCCGCGAAATGTCGGCTTCTCGCTGAGCGTCTCGCTGCGCGCATTGATCATCGGCTGCTTCGACCAGTCAACGCTAAGCCCCCACGGCTGCAGAAGGGGGATGTTCCCCATGCCGATGATCAGCGACAGGTCGGTCGGGCGCAACGCAGCCTTGTTCGGCAACGGCGGGTCTTCGTCGAGGCCGAATGCTGATGAAATGTCGCCGGGCGCGGCATTGAGTTCGAAGTTCGAGCACATGAGCCGATCATAAACATTCACGGCACCCCGTCACCGTTGGAATCATGATTTTCTATTGGCGCACAGGGCTTTCAAGCTCTGGCCAGAGGTGCCGCTTTCAAGTACCGTCTGCACATGAACGACACTCATTCAGACGACGAAGATCGCAAGACCGTTATCATCACCGGTGCCAGCCGCGGCATCGGTCATTATACGGCCCGGCTTTTTCTGGAACGCGGCTGGAACATCATCACGTGCTCGCGTGACGAAGCGCCCGAGGCCTGCAAACGCGAGCCTAAGTGGACCTGCCATATCCCGACCGACCTGGGCGATGACGCCAGCATTCAGAACTTCATCAAGGAAGCGAAAAAGGCGCTCGGCGGCCATCCGCTGCATGCGCTGGTCAACAACGCCGGCATGTCGCCCAAGACCCCGTACAAGGAACGTCTGGGCATCCTCAATGGTGATCTCGATGCGTGGCATGACGTGTTCGAGCTGAATTTCTTCGCCCCGCTGAAACTGTCACGGGGTTTCGCCAGCGATCTGCATAAGGGCAAGGGGGCGATCGTCAATGTCACATCGATTGCCGGACATTACATTCATCCGTTTGCCGGCTCGGCCTATTCCATATCGAAAACCGCGCTTTCGGGCCTGACGCGCGAAATGGCGAACGAGTTCGCGGAACTGGATGTGCGCGTCAATGCCGTGGCACCGGGCGAGATCGAAACCGAGATGGTCGGGCCTGAATACGATCTGCTGATCCCGCGCATTCCGCTGCAGCGTATGGGAACGCCGGCGGACGTCGCGGGGACGATTTATTATCTTTGTTCGGAAGACAGCCAGTACGTTACCGGTACCGAGGTTTGGGTGACCGGTGGCCAGCACCTGTTCTGATCCGCATTACCCGGGGGAAGGTTTATGGCGGTTCATGTTAAGCCGGTGAAGGTCAGCAAGGCCGCTCAGGACGGCGCTGAAAATGCGGTGCATTTCTATCGCCGCGACATCGATGCCCGGCCACGCTCTGCCGGTTCGTTTCTGGGGGCATTCGTCAAACACAGCGGCGTATCGGGTTTTTTCTGCCAGTCGCACGACCCCGAGGATTTCGACGACTTCGTCAGCCGTGTAGCCAAGGCCGATACCCAGCAGCGCGAATGCCGTTATGTCGCGCCGGGTGACCGCAAGGGCTTTCGGGATGCCCCGTTGTTACGGCTGTCCGGACCGGATATCGGGCCCCTGATGTGGCGGCGGCGCACCTTTGGGCAGCGTCATTATTCCATTGTCGGTGAAATCGAAAACCTTGGGGCGGCGGCAACGCAGGCGGCACTGTGCGATTTGCTGATCGCACCAGCGCAACATTGGGATGCGGTGGTCTACCCGTCGAAAACGGTCAAGCAGACGGCAGAGCGCCTGTTGCAAATGCAGGCGGAGTACCTGGGTTTCAGGATGGGCGGGGAACACAGCTTCGGCGGAGTTGGTTTCGTCATTCCGCCAGGTATCAATGCCGGAATGTATGAAGAAACGGCAGAAACGCAGGGTCTGCGAGAAGGCGTGCGGCGGCGGTTGGGCATCCGCGAAGAAGACTTCTGTGTGCTGACGACGGGGAATTTCGCATTCTATCAGCGTTCCCACCCGACGCCGCTGTATCTGGCGCTTGAAGCAACGGCGCGACGCACCGGCGTGCGTATTCACCTTTTGCAGGCGGGCTGGTTCGATAATGAGAAAATCGAGCGCGCCTACCGTGAGGCGATCCGTGAATTCGCCCCGGCGGTGAATGCGATTTTTCTGGATGGGCGCGAGGCTGATATCCGTGACCGGGTATGGTTCGCAGCTGATGCCTATGCCGCCTTCGACGATGCACTGAACCATGGCGTCGATACCGAAATGCTTGAGGCGATGGCCGCCGGATTGCCGGTTGTGGCGGCGGATTGGGGCGCCAACAGGGATATCGTCGCGAATGGCGAAAACGGCTATCTGGTGCCGACCTGGCTGCCGCTACCGGAAAGCGGCGGCGATCTGACGCTGGCGCCCGAAAACGAGATCATGGGGGCGGACGGGCTAAGGGCCGATACGTTTCTTGCCGGGACCGTCAGCCAGACGACGGTCATCGACATTCGTGCGGCAGCGGAAACATTCGAAGCTTTGGCCGGAGATATGGGGCACCGCCGTAAAATGAGTGCCGCTGCGCGCCAAGCCGCGCTGCAGACCTATGACTGGCCGGTCGTCATCCGGCGACATCAGGCATTATGGTCGGAACTTCGACGGGTTCGCGCCGATGCTGCGGAAATCGCACCGCCGATCCCCGGGCGTCCGGCGATCCCGCATCTGGATGATCCATTTTCCGTATTCAAGGCATATGCGACGCATGCCATCTCGGAACATGCCCGGGTGTCTTTGTCGCCCGGCATCGAACGCGGCGAAGGTGTGGCGAACCGCCTCAAGCGTATTCGCTCCAACCCCATCAATGATACGGCGGGGCACGCCCTTCTGGAACCCGATGAGCAAGATCACTGCCTGTCCCACCTGTCGGAGCGCGAGGCGGTTGAGGTCATTCAACTCGCCGAACTGCTGCCCGAAAAGCGGCGTTACCGCTTGCCCAGAACCCTGGGCTGGTTGGCGAAGATGGGCGTGGTCCGTCTGACGCCGTCGGCGCAGCCGGATAAACCCGGCCAAGAGGATGCGCAGGTCGGTGTTTCGATGGTCGATCTCGGGCTGACGGCACGCAGACAGGGGTCGGATAAGGCGGCGGCGGAATATTTTCAGAATGCCCTGGCGCAAAATCCGACCGACCCGCTTGCCAATCAATTCATGGGCGAACTATTGGCCGAAGCGCATCATCTCGATCAGGCGGTCAATTATTTTGAAAAGGCCGTTGCCGGCAATCCAACGGCCGTCGATGCCAGGCTCGACCTCGGCAAGGCGCTGTTCCTGAGGGGTGATCAGCAGGGAGGGATCGCGTATCTGCAGGATGCCGTGTCCCTGGCGCCCGAGAATGCAGACGCGCATTACCTGCTGGGCGCGGCTTACCGGCATGTGGGTGCCGCGGATGAGGCGGTCAAATCGCTGGAGCGCAGCCTGCGCCTGAGCCCGAAGCGGATCGAGGCGTTGGTGCATCTTGGGTATGCCCGAAAAAGTGCCGGCCGGCGGGCCGAAGCTTTGCAGGCTTTTAAGGATGCCTTACGGCTGGCCCCAGGAAACCTGCTCGCGCATGCCGGTGAAATGAGCCTCGCCGTCGAACGTGACGGGCGCAAACTTGTCGAACGCGATAGCAGGGCCCGCCGGGTTGCACTTCATTTCAATGGTGCGGAACAGTTCTACCCTCTGTCCGCACTGTTCAGGCAGGCACAATCCTCACATTGGCCGCTTCTCACATCGGATGGACGCGATCTCGTCGAATTCAAACCGGATGTCATCGTGGTCGGCGGGACGCAGACGGCGCAGGTGCGCGAACTGGTTCCCAATGCGCTGATTATCTCGGCACCGGTGTTTCTTGCCTCGCAAAACCGTTTCCGGGCGGCATTCGATGGCGCGGATATTGTTTGTGCGCCGGGGCAAATTGTCGGTGATGCCTGGGTTAAGCTGGGCCTTGCCGAGGCTTTGCAGGTCAGGGTCTGCGGTCATTTGCCGCTGGACCCGTTGTTCAGAGGCGATACGCTCCCAACGCCAAGGCCCCTCATGGATGCGTCGGCAACCGTGCTATATGCGCCCGGACACCGGCCGCAGCTTTCATCGGCGGGAATGCTTGGCGAGAATATCGTCGATTTGATCCGCGGTGCACGTCATGACGTCACGCTGGTGATCAAGCCGCACCCCGAAACCTTTATCCGCCAACCCAAATGGATTGAAACGTGGGCCAGAGCGGCACATGAACACGAACGAGTCTTTTTTGTCGACGACCCGGAAACCGACCTGTTGCCATACCTCAAAGCAGCCGATGTGCTGGTGAGCGATGTATCCAGCGTGGTTTTCGATTATCTGGCCGTCGACCGCCCGATTATTCTGCTGAAAAACCCGGAATATTCCGCGGACGAGGCCGCTTACGACCCGCAAGGGATCGAATGGCGTTGGCGCGAAATCGGCCGGGACGTCGCCCGAACAGAGGATCTGGCCCGTGCCGTCGATCTTGCCCTTAAAACCCCCGATGCGGGTATGGAATTGCGCACACGCTATCGTGACGCCCTGTTCGGCGAGACCATGGACGGGGCAACGGCCGAACGGATGGTTGAGTTGATATCAGAGTTATCCACTTAATACACAATATATGCATGAAATTCGGGTTTACGGCGCATCATATTGCGCCTTAACATTGATGACCCTGAAAATGCCCGGAGGTTGGGATCATGGCAGACAAAGCTGCCGGCAAGACGGACAATGCCGCCGAGAATCCGCAGAAAGGTATCGCGGACAGTCTGGATGCGATGATTACGGATGGCCATGACGTTATCCTTCCCTCATCCGGCGCGCTTGAAGACGTCCTGCTTGAGCCGCCGAGCCCATTGTGGATCCGCTGGAAACTGCTGCCGCTGGGTGCCGCCGCCGCGACGGCGGCCTGGTTCTGGTTCTCGTATCAGTTTGTCGAACTGAACCTCGGCTGGAATAATCTGGCGGCTTTGTTGCCTCATGAACTGGGCGGTCTTGCCGCCGGTGTCGCCACGCCCGTGGCGTTGTTGTGGGTCGTGGTTATTTCCTATCAGCGAGGCGCCAGCATCCAGCATGAAGCTGCCGCGCTGCGCTGGCAGATGCGTCAGATGATCTATCCCAGCGACCATGCGGAATCGCGACTGCGTGAAGTGACGGACTCGCTTCGCCAGCAGACCAAGGACCTCAACCGTGCGACCGAGGAAGCGATGCGGCGCGGCGAAGCCGTCAGCAAGCTGGTCCGCGAACGCGCACTGGAGCTTTCACGCGTCTCCGAAGATGCGGATTTACGGGCCCATGCAGTCGCCGACGCGCTGCGCCGGCAGACGGAAGATCTGGCACAGGCTAGCGATAATGCAACTGAACGCGCGCGCGATGTCGGCGAAGTGCTGCAGAAGCATGCTTACGATTTGACGGTATCCTCTGATCGGGCCTCGTCGAGAGCCGAGGACTTGACGGATGTCATCGGCAAACGCGCCCAGGAACTGTATCTGGCGGCGAACACGGCTTCGCAACGCGCGCAGGAAACTGCTTCCTTGTTCGACGATCGCACCGATGCGCTCAAGGAAAGTATGAACGAGGCCAACTCCCGTGCCGAAGATACGACAAGCACCCTGCAGGCAATCGGCGAAGCGGTACGTGACCGGATTGCCGAACTTGTCGATATTTCCGGCGAGGCGGACCGGCGGATGCGCTCCAGTGCGGCGATGCTAGGCGATAGCGCCGAAGACATGTCGAAGCGGAATACCGAGGCCTTGACGCAGATTGAGCGGATGCGTGATCTTCTGCAGCGTCAGGCCACCGATCTGGTGTCGACAGCGGACCGGGTGCAGAGCCGGACCAAGGATATCGAGGACAACCTAGCGCACCAGACGCATGTGCTGTCGAAAACCTCGGACAAGGTCGTTGCCGATGTGCAGGACGTGGGCGATGCGCTCCGTGAGGATGCCCGCCGGCTTGAAGCGACATCGCAACAGGTGACGGAACGTGTGCGAGGTACCGGAGAGGCCTTCCGCCTTCAGGCACGTGAAATGTCAGAAGCGGCAGATACAGCAGCGGAACGGGCCGAGAACGTCGGTAACGTGCTGCGGCGCGATTCAGATGAGTTGTCGACGATCACGGAACGTGTGCTTGGCGAAGTGGCGCGCGTCGGAGAGGAGATGCGCCGCCGCTCGGCACAAGTCGACGAGACGACTGAACGTTCCATCGAGCGCTTTAGTGAAGCCGGTGATGCGCTTGGCGAACAAGCGGGTAACATGGCGCGCACCGCCAACCAGAGTGTTCTGCGGCTTGATGAGGCTGGGGAAGCCCTGCGCCGCCGTTCGGCCGATATCGACACCGTTGCCGATACCGCGGATGCGCGGCTTTCAAGATTGAGCGAATTGTTAAGCGATACCGTATCCGAAGTCACTCAGTCGACGGACAAGGGGGTCGCCGACGTGACACGGGCTGCGCATGCTCTAAACCACAGTGCCTCTGCGGTCCGTCTCGGCGCTGAGGGGGTTTCCGAAGTGGCCAGAGCCACGAACGAGGACCTCGGCAAGGTTGTTGAAACCACGACACATGCGCAACGCACGATTTCGGACCTCGGTCGCCAAGCCAAGGATCAGGTGCAGGAATTGGGGGCTGTCTCTGCCAAGGCGGAGCAGGGCATCGAACGCGTCAGCGAAACCCTGCAGAACCACGCAGATAGATTGGCTCTGGTGTCGGCAAAATCAGCCAATATCCTTGCCGATGCAGGTGAAGTTATTCGTCGTGAAACCACGAATATCGATCATTCAAGCAACACCGCGAAGTCGCGGCTGGTTGCCGTCGGCGAAGACTTGAGCGAACGCTTGCGGGATTTGCTGTCGGCGTCGGATCAGGCATCGGCACAGATTGGCGCCGTTTCCGAAATATTCTCCAACAATGCCGGTCTGCTGGATAAGGTTTCAGATCTGGCGATCGAAGATATCGACAAAGTCGGCCATGTGCTTGAGAACCGGGCACAACAGGTTGCCCAGGCTTCCGACCGGGCGGCACAGCTTCTAAATCTTGTTACCGACCTGCTGCACAAGCAGTCCGAGGACCTGGGTACGATTTCCGGACGCGCTTATGCCGAAATCGAAGGTGTCGGCGATGTCATAAAGGAACGTGCCATACAGATCGATTCCGTCAGCGATACGGTGCGCCGGCGTCTTGTCGATGCCGGGGAAATCCTGCAGGCCGGTACAGGTGAATTGTCATCGGCCGCGGATCATGCAACCGGCCGTGTCGAGCTGACGGCGAATGCGATGCAGAAGAGCGCAACACAGATGCGCGAAACGTCGTCTGATGCACTTAGCAGACTCGAGGATGTCGGGCGCCGGCTGATGCGGGAAGTGGAAACCGCAACCGGTGCCACCGACAGGGCGGCAGAGAACCTTGCCGGTATTTCCGGTTCACTGAAGCAAAATCATCTCGAACTTGACAGTTCATTGGAGAAAACCCGCGAGCGTATGAGCGATGTCGGTCAAATTCTGCACAAGAGCTCGCAGGAACTGACAGGTACATACGAGTCAGCGACGGCGCATGTTCAACGGTTCTCAGATCTTTTGAATCAACAGGTGTCCGGTCTGACCAATTCATCCAACGAAGCGGCGGCGCGGCTGAGCCGTGTTGGTGAGGAAATGCAGTCCCGTTCGCATGAAATGAGTACGACTGCGGACCGGGCTTCGCAATTGATGGGGCTCGTTTCGGATGCTCTGCAGCGCCACAGCGGTGAGGTACAGCAAGCTGCTGAACGTGCTTCCAGTCAGGTTGAAACCGTAAATGTGGAACTGCGCGACGGAGCAAGGGACCTTAGTGATGCCTCGCAACGGGGGGTTCAGGAGATGGCGGAAGTCGGCCAGGCGCTCCGCGAGCGTTTCCAGGAAGTCAGCATTGTCGCCCGTAAGGCGACGGCGCAACTTGAAGAAGCGACCGACAGCCTCAAACATCGCGGCAATATTCTCGAGACGACCAGCGAAGACGCTGTCGAACGTTTGGAACGTGTCGGCGAAGTGATTGGTCAACGTGCGTCTGAAGCATCAATGGCATCCGATCTCAATGTGTCCAAGCTGACGCGGGCTTCGGAAGTCCTCAGGACGCAAATCCACGAGTCCGGCGACCGAACGGATTCCATTGTTGAGCAGTTAGAGGGCGGCACCGAGGGGCTGCGCCGTCAATTGCAGGATCTCACTACCACGTACAATCGCGCCGAACGCGGCCTTGAAGCGCTTGGTGAAGCGTTGGCACGCCGTGCTCAGGAACTTTCAAGTACGACGGATGTCGCACTTGGCAAAGTCGGGGCCTGGGACAAATCGGTCCGCTCGCACGTCGATGCACTGTCGAAGGCGACGGACGATGTGGCGCGCAAATCGCACGAAATAAATCAGGTCCTCGATAGTCGGACAGAGGAGGTGCGAACGGCTTCGAATGAAGCGTCGGCGTTGCTGGCCACTCTCACAGAACGGACTGACAAGACGAGCCTTGAGGAATTTACCCGTCAGGCAACATTCATATCAGAACGGCTGCAATCCTTGGCCGTCGATGTGAGCCGGGTGTTGGAAACGCAGGTCTCCGAAGAAGACTGGCGGCGCTTCAACAAGGGCGAGAAGGGGATATTCGTCCGCAAACTTCTCGGCTTCCGCGAGCGGGCCAAGCTGCAGCAAATCCGTCAGACTTATCAGGAAGACAGCACCTTCCGCGAATACGTTACGCGCTATCTCGAAGAGTTCGAAATGCTGCTTGATGAGGCATCCAAGCGCGACCCGAACAGCATGCTGCACGCGACGTTCCTGTCATCCGATATGGGCAAGGTCTATATGGTCCTGGCGCGAGCGCTCGATCGCGATATGTAATCTTATTTACAGGGTCGCGGCTTCGCCAAACCAGGTCAATTCTTCCGCGAGGGTCACAACACGACCGATCACGAACAGCGTCGCGCCTTTTATCTCGGCGGCGGCAATGGATTGCGGCAATGCCGACAGGGTTGTGATCAAAGTTTTCTGCGAAGGGCGGGTGCCCATGTTGATGACCGCAACAGGTGTGTCGTTGCTGAGGCCATTGGCGATCAAC
This genomic window contains:
- the aroC gene encoding chorismate synthase → MSHNTFGHLFRVTTFGESHGPALGCVVDGCPPGLELSESDIQPYLDKRRPGQSKYTTQRQEADQVKILSGTFEGRTTGTPIGLLIENTDQRSKDYGDIKDKYRPGHADYTYDAKYGFRDYRGGGRSSARETAMRVAAGAVARKILGDGIVIRGGLIRMGDKAVPDGVRDWDAVDDNPFFAPDAASAGVFADYLDGIRKQGSSVGAVIEVIASGVPAGWGAPVYAKLDSELASAMMSINAVKGVEIGAGMDAARLTGEENADEMRFVDGKPVFTSNNNGGVLGGISTGQNVVVRFSVKPTSSILSPRATIDRSGNETDIVTKGRHDPCVGIRAVPIGEAMMACVLADQFLRHRGQCG
- a CDS encoding SDR family oxidoreductase, encoding MNDTHSDDEDRKTVIITGASRGIGHYTARLFLERGWNIITCSRDEAPEACKREPKWTCHIPTDLGDDASIQNFIKEAKKALGGHPLHALVNNAGMSPKTPYKERLGILNGDLDAWHDVFELNFFAPLKLSRGFASDLHKGKGAIVNVTSIAGHYIHPFAGSAYSISKTALSGLTREMANEFAELDVRVNAVAPGEIETEMVGPEYDLLIPRIPLQRMGTPADVAGTIYYLCSEDSQYVTGTEVWVTGGQHLF
- a CDS encoding SOS response-associated peptidase, with the translated sequence MNVYDRLMCSNFELNAAPGDISSAFGLDEDPPLPNKAALRPTDLSLIIGMGNIPLLQPWGLSVDWSKQPMINARSETLSEKPTFRGLLDKRCIVPASAYFEWRKTDSGKKLKNRISVLGEPVFGMAGLTDGERFTIITCTPTPKIAHIHNRMPVILDPPTIDVWLGAQPFAEVSGILVPYEGNLLFEEEKPPPPAQADLFG
- a CDS encoding tetratricopeptide repeat protein, coding for MAVHVKPVKVSKAAQDGAENAVHFYRRDIDARPRSAGSFLGAFVKHSGVSGFFCQSHDPEDFDDFVSRVAKADTQQRECRYVAPGDRKGFRDAPLLRLSGPDIGPLMWRRRTFGQRHYSIVGEIENLGAAATQAALCDLLIAPAQHWDAVVYPSKTVKQTAERLLQMQAEYLGFRMGGEHSFGGVGFVIPPGINAGMYEETAETQGLREGVRRRLGIREEDFCVLTTGNFAFYQRSHPTPLYLALEATARRTGVRIHLLQAGWFDNEKIERAYREAIREFAPAVNAIFLDGREADIRDRVWFAADAYAAFDDALNHGVDTEMLEAMAAGLPVVAADWGANRDIVANGENGYLVPTWLPLPESGGDLTLAPENEIMGADGLRADTFLAGTVSQTTVIDIRAAAETFEALAGDMGHRRKMSAAARQAALQTYDWPVVIRRHQALWSELRRVRADAAEIAPPIPGRPAIPHLDDPFSVFKAYATHAISEHARVSLSPGIERGEGVANRLKRIRSNPINDTAGHALLEPDEQDHCLSHLSEREAVEVIQLAELLPEKRRYRLPRTLGWLAKMGVVRLTPSAQPDKPGQEDAQVGVSMVDLGLTARRQGSDKAAAEYFQNALAQNPTDPLANQFMGELLAEAHHLDQAVNYFEKAVAGNPTAVDARLDLGKALFLRGDQQGGIAYLQDAVSLAPENADAHYLLGAAYRHVGAADEAVKSLERSLRLSPKRIEALVHLGYARKSAGRRAEALQAFKDALRLAPGNLLAHAGEMSLAVERDGRKLVERDSRARRVALHFNGAEQFYPLSALFRQAQSSHWPLLTSDGRDLVEFKPDVIVVGGTQTAQVRELVPNALIISAPVFLASQNRFRAAFDGADIVCAPGQIVGDAWVKLGLAEALQVRVCGHLPLDPLFRGDTLPTPRPLMDASATVLYAPGHRPQLSSAGMLGENIVDLIRGARHDVTLVIKPHPETFIRQPKWIETWARAAHEHERVFFVDDPETDLLPYLKAADVLVSDVSSVVFDYLAVDRPIILLKNPEYSADEAAYDPQGIEWRWREIGRDVARTEDLARAVDLALKTPDAGMELRTRYRDALFGETMDGATAERMVELISELST
- a CDS encoding YihY family inner membrane protein, encoding MRENSTEDEHNGGYPDDSVNILPDEAEKENVAGIEVVLNEVGAFSRFVGNRFAEDRCLRMAAGLSYTSLLAVVPLTAIAFSMLAAFPVFSGVREALQEALFANLLPQTADATQHYFNRFVQNTTTLSAVGIVALAATAVLLLGTIEADMNAIFRVVRTRAFVPRLLVFWALLTLGPMLLGASFSLSTYFFAATQWIGIDTGGESAAFFGTFLPTIMMILLLSVFYIIIPNRPVGMTAGFVGGIVAGIGFTVLRKLFGWYIITFPTYQNIYGAMSVVPIFLVWMYLSWLLVLMGAVLTASVSEWQSAGGKPLTSAVGSSMRFVIAVQILAVLFDSSRDGGGAVHRSHILRTIGGGGEAIDRILNQLRAGHYVERTAANRWILARDPETVTLFDLYHALGLGFAENAIIEGGEPWRQRLQERVNELRNSNRSVLGISLRDILEDEGATAVVREVGSER
- the fabI gene encoding enoyl-ACP reductase FabI → MGQPAPLMQGKRGLVMGVANDRSIAWGIAKAAHEQGAELAFTFQGEALQKRVVPLAQSVGSDLVLPCDVTDAASIDAVFDTLKEKWGGIDFLVHAVAYSNKEELKGAYIDTTPENFELTMNVSCYSFTAVCQRARPLLNEGASLLTLTYYGAERVMPHYNVMGVAKAALEASVRYLAEDLGKDGIRVNSLSAGPMKTLAASGIGDFRYILKWNEYNSPLRRNVNMDDIGGAGVYLLSSLSSGVTGETHHVDCGYNIVGMKAVDAPDISVV